One segment of Daphnia magna isolate NIES linkage group LG2, ASM2063170v1.1, whole genome shotgun sequence DNA contains the following:
- the LOC123470269 gene encoding UPF0711 protein C18orf21 homolog yields the protein MSVPNQTAISVEEKSSASVFLWKAAVSTIDFHPAITANLLLRCKRALNDTKVGVKFRKISKSNICQSCGSPWSLGNYKLEIRKTFKTQNIKKFLKKSKTQKKINNFNKHILERFSERKSNLIIRCHVCFKSTAFPTPLPPREPKPVKEMPSQKITTKNKNGKKDKATVQHINPGKKQVKQQVSRNSVKACKAKVMKASTKQQLSRSQFKNLSKTLTKGSSAKSSLLSFLSSVK from the exons ATGTCAGTGCCGAATCAAACTGCCATTTCAGTGGAGGAGAAAAGTTCAGCTTCAGTTTTCTTGTGGAAGGCTGCTGTCAGTACAATTGACTTCCATCCTGCTATTACAGCAAACCTCTT GTTGAGATGCAAGCGAGCTCTTAATGACACAAAAGTTGGTgtaaaatttagaaaaataagTAAATCCAACATTTGTCAAAGTTGTGGTAGCCCATGGAGTTTAGGCAACTATAAATTAGAAATCAGAAAGACCTTCAAaacacaaaacataaaaaaatttttgaagaaatcaaaaacccagaaaaaaattaacaattttAACAAACACATTCTTGAACGTTTTTCTGAACGCAAGTCTAATTTGATTATCAGATGTCATGTCTGCTTCAAGTCTACAGCTTTTCCAACACCTCTTCCTCCAAGAGAACCAAAACCAGTCAAAGAGATGCCATCTCAAAAAATAActacgaaaaacaaaaatggtaaAAAAGATAAGGCTACTGTACAACACATTAACCCTGGTAAAAAACAGGTCAAACAGCAAGTAAGTAGAAACAGTGTGAAAGCCTGTAAAGCTAAAGTCATGAAAGCatcaacaaaacaacaactttCTCGGAGCCAATTTAAGAACCTATCAAAGACCCTCACCAAAGGTTCTTCTGCAAAAAGCTCTTTGCTAAGTTTTCTCAGTTCTGTAAAGTAG
- the LOC116935413 gene encoding uncharacterized protein LOC116935413 isoform X1, producing the protein MLLSFLIYCSCFLAFLPIIGEGSNSNNQKTQDSFDILKSHCPHLLSHVAELSHSNLDSLLRYVSADDEPTTNQPQHPSAVDNVVDFPLNEKSDTTTSPAGSSRPKKYIDVLQQLLKKRPHVEELAIMELIPDATPLIMSRS; encoded by the exons ATGTTGCTGTCTTTTCTCATTTATTGCAGTTGTTTTCTGGCTTTCTTGCCTATCATCGGCGAAGGCAGCAACAGCAATAATCAAAAAACACAAGATTCGTTTGATATACTGAAATCGCATTGTCCCCACTTGTTGTCGCACGTTGCTGAACTGTCCCATTCTAATTTGGACTCCCTTTTACGATACGTGTCTGCGGATGATGAGCCAACCACCAATCAGCCAC AACATCCTTCTGCTGTTGACAATGTTGTTGATTTCCCGTTAAATGAGAAATCAGACACAACCACCTCACCGGCTGGTTCGTCTCGCCCCAAAAAATACATTGACGTACTGCAGCAGTTGCTGAAGAAGAGGCCCCATGTGGAAG AACTAGCAATAATGGAACTGATACCAGACGCTACGCCCCTAATCATGTCTCGGAGCTAA
- the LOC116935413 gene encoding uncharacterized protein LOC116935413 isoform X2 codes for MLLSFLIYCSCFLAFLPIIGEGSNSNNQKTQDSFDILKSHCPHLLSHVAELSHSNLDSLLRYVSADDEPTTNQPQHPSAVDNVVDFPLNEKSDTTTSPAGSSRPKKYIDVLQQLLKKRPHVEGRPHEN; via the exons ATGTTGCTGTCTTTTCTCATTTATTGCAGTTGTTTTCTGGCTTTCTTGCCTATCATCGGCGAAGGCAGCAACAGCAATAATCAAAAAACACAAGATTCGTTTGATATACTGAAATCGCATTGTCCCCACTTGTTGTCGCACGTTGCTGAACTGTCCCATTCTAATTTGGACTCCCTTTTACGATACGTGTCTGCGGATGATGAGCCAACCACCAATCAGCCAC AACATCCTTCTGCTGTTGACAATGTTGTTGATTTCCCGTTAAATGAGAAATCAGACACAACCACCTCACCGGCTGGTTCGTCTCGCCCCAAAAAATACATTGACGTACTGCAGCAGTTGCTGAAGAAGAGGCCCCATGTGGAAGGTCGGCCACATGAA AACTAG
- the LOC123469941 gene encoding uncharacterized protein LOC123469941, producing MTFALRQTRAKCDPSHVILVALSELKVTGKTNPLWLKQCYRCSTDSKPANSSPTIATEAFFIKNDSLNSEADFYHSEEVLKENILFLVLNEKYDEKFLSFELLRRRDRVFAEALLQCSCLDVHLALAKRKIQNVRRENSIDVEQFESVTNPEKGKVFEVSHFIDSKNVTRNLSIELNWVEQYVGTIQPDQEKMANKEESERQVEIDQTSSHYDYGWAREEGLDLLRILGSNFEEKINGGVAYCECNFEGTQNEEVAYAIAKFECQVAGWNVIADLVKKLVTPE from the exons ATGACTT ttgccctgcggcaAACAAGAgcaaaatgtgaccctagtcacgtgattctcgttgccctatcagaactcaaggtcactggtaagactaaccccctatggctgaagcagtgctatcggtgcagcaccgattcgAAGCCAGCGAATTCTTCTCCTACAATTGCAACAGAAGCctttttcataaaaaatgaCAGTTTGAACAGTGAAGCGGATTTTTACCACTCTGAGGAAGTGTTGAAAGAAAATATCTTGTTCCTGgttttaaacgaaaaatatgACGAGAAATTCCTTTCATTTGAACTATTGCGGAGACGTGATCGAGTTTTCGCGGAAGCATTGTTGCAGTGCAGTTGCTTAGATGTGCACCTTGCATTAGCAAAGCGAAAAATCCAAAATGTAAGAAGAGAAAACTCCATTGATGTTGAACAGTTTGAATCAGTTACAAATCCTGAAAAGGGCAAAGTATTTGAAGTTTCACACTTCATTGATTCTAAAAATGTGACGAGAAACTTGAGCATCGAATTGAATTGGGTCGAACAATATGTTGGAACCATTCAGCCAGACCAAGAGAAGATGGCCAATAAAGAAGAAAGTGAACGACAAGTCGAAATTGATCAAACAAGTTCGCATTACGATTATGGATGGGCCCGTGAAGAGGGTCTTGATTTGTTGAGGATTCTGGGTTCAAATTTCGAAGAGAAGATTAATGGTGGAGTCGCATACTGTGAGTGTAACTTTGAGGGAACTCAAAACGAAGAAGTGGCTTATGCCATAGCGAAATTCGAGTGTCAAGTAGCCG GTTGGAATGTAATCGCCGATCTAGTTAAGAAGTTGGTTACGCCTGAATGA